The nucleotide sequence tattattatttatgtttttaataataataactcaaaGAAATGGCACATGATACCTTCTTCctttgcttttgtattttttagctcaattttaaataatttaatttattttctatcaatcttttttttttattagatgaCGAAGTTCATCACCAGCGCTCGTGCGCGTGGCTCCACTTGCCGCTGAAGAGACGATCCTGGCTTTTGTTTCATCCAGAACCGGCTACACCGGTTAAGTCTCTTAGGTCCATGGTTCGGTACATTACGCGTTTCTACTAAGTTAAAACTGGATTGAAACTAGGATTCTGTTTTATGTTTGTATATAAAACTCAacatatatgattatgaaataAGAAATTCAGATTTCGTGGTCCATGACTAAATACTACTATTGTCATCGTATCTTACACCACACACATTTTGCTCTTATCTTACCGACAAAACCGAGACGAAAAAGAATAAACAGAACCATTATATACGGGTGATATAGCATTTTTGTATTAGTCCTTCCGACACTGTTGGATTGCTTACCGTCCATacattacaagtttacaactaagaagaagaagaaaaagaaaaaaaaggactaCTTTTAATGGTCCACATAAATGTGAAATGCTTTGCAGACCAAACAAAAAGACCAACGAAAAATCCAAAATGTGGTTTACAGATATTACAATAAATGTTttgagtaaataaaatttaacatatatgAAGGAAACTTCGTTGTTTGATTTTACTATCACACACgttgagatatatatatcttggaCTTTCTTAATTTACACAACCGCCAAAGATTGCTTCCAAAGATATCTCGATTTAATTTTCAGACAAAAAAGTATATAGTATAAGCTACATATACAAaaacctttttccacttttcaACGATAGTTTGACAAAGAATGGTACTGCGTGTCAGAGCTTGCCTGGGTCGAGCCTTTGaagtttgtttatttggtttactAGTAGTAACCAGGGTAATTCAAGACCTTGGAACACAAAAAATTTATGTGAATGAGCTATCGTTTCTCTACGCAACACTATACATGCTTGATAGCTTCTGGATGGGAAACCACATTTTTATATGCATTCAGCTTGGTTCACGCAATCAAAATCAAGGCCATGTAAGATAAAAAGGACATACCCGTAACCCGTTAGAGACATGAATGATATAATagcaaatttaaattaaatgtatAGAATCAAGTAACGttgtttgctaaaaaaaaaaaagaagaatcaagcAACGTTAACCTTGATACAAATTGAACATAACAAGTCTCACCTGTGAATTACTTCCCAGTTCCCATGCTAtacatattttagtttataaaaaaaatagtataacaaaTGTAAGTCCCAAACTAGTTTTCTAATAATGAGGAAATCTGAATTCTATTAGTAGTATAATTCAGTTTTACCCAAAATCATTCAGATTAAATCTTGTTAAGTCTTTTATATCCGTATTTTTTTACGTAGGCTTAATTGCAATTAAGAAACGAAGGAGCTTTTCATGTTTCTATCTATGAAAAAAGCTTTTGAGGAGAATAATTAGTTTGAGCAATGCACGTGAAAGAAACCTTTCAATAAAATGTTCGTCGGCTCATCCCCACCCACGCTTTGCGGCCGTCGAatcattgcttttctttttaaggTCTTTTTTGATAAACTTTTGTTTGGAGATCTTTGTGCTAAATATATGCAAACCCACCATTCTAAATCATTATGGGGTGTTCTCATGGCCACTATAAACGTTTTTAAGTGacctatatttaatattctttcGGTTTTCAACATATGGTCTACCCTCCAATTATATAATATCCAAGTATTTTGATATCCATATAAGTTTTCTTTCTCGATCTTAGTCGTTTTGCTCAAAGATTTGGAATTAACTTTTGAATGGGAGATCAAGGCGGGGGGAGTGGTAACATTTCCAAAGGAAACGACGACGATTTTAGggaagtacaaaaaaaaagtgtttaaacattctcaaaaagaaataaaactagaaaacaaaaataaaagcaatgtaGCAGACCAGTAGATTTAtgacaaagcaaaagaaaaggagcaGAAGGCACGGGGCTCGAGAGAAGAAAATGTTCGCAATAACAATAATGGAAGCGTCGAGACTTGTTGAGagttagaaagagagagacaaagactaATGCTTCTTTGCCTAATCGGCGGAGGTGGCGTGCTGTCTCACTTCCCTCCGACATGCGTTGGCCCTACGCGCCTTATACCCctccctttttttcttattcagaGGACCGGGTCCCAAATTGGCCGGTTCAATTTATCGGTTTATGCCGGATGCTTTTGGACGCTAGCAAACCATTGACTTTGATAGCTTGGTGGTGCTCAGTGCTCAGAGTAGGAGTCTACTTTAGTAACGTCACGTGTGTAATGTCATTTGAGATTAAACTTCTACTGTTAATAGTAAGTTCATCTGCGTTGTATTCTACTAGATCTAAGGTTTAAAGAACGAGAATGTAAATACATGTAGAAGATATGAGCATTTTCTTACGATAAAGTTGTTACatataaaatgaataataataaatatatattgtgaaaaagaaaatagtagTGATGGGCCAAGATCCATATTTTCTACTAAGATCCAAAACATTTCTGGATGGTTTAGGGATGCATAGGTGAATTTACATAGATTCCGTATTCGACAAATGTACCACACTCTTACGTACGCTTTTACATGGCTAAACCACCCTTTTCCATTCATTAATCATAGACTATGATGAATCATAGTCAATGTGCCTAATCCATCAAACAAGACATATGACCAGACTTCTTATAGCATTTCACtaaactttcaaaaataaagTACTCATTCCCTTACTCGGCCCACTACGTATGCACTTATGCAGATTGAATCTTAGACTGCCACTGGCCAAATTTGACACTTGATCACCAAATCTCCCTTATTGAAAGAAATCAACGGCTTTTTCAACCGATATACTTCAGAATTCGTTTTAGGCTGTAgtaataaaatatactttataagtaaataaaatttgactCGTAGAGCATATGAGATTGAATGATTCTTGTTTCTAACTTTTCTAAAGCAAGCACATGTCTGATCTACTAAACATCAATGTGtagattaattggttaaacAATTTTAGAGGACATCGAAAAAATATACTTACAATGAGCAACAACGACCCTGAGTTCGAACTTCGAACAGCCTATTCAAACGTATATATTAAACCGCAATGACCACCCAGTCGTATGTTAATTAGGTGAAACTTAAAGGTACGCAAATTAAACGGAAGGCAACTACGGAGAACGAGGCGTTTCAGTTTGAAACCTCCCACGTACGTGTATATGTATCATTCCAGTAATCCaatctaggtttttttttgggggatatagaaaatttttaaagttgaaaAGGTAGACATTATCATGCGGAGTTAATacgaagaaaatgaagaataaGTCGTTTGTTCTCTTTTAAGACCATGACCATTAAACAAAGCCAATGACATGTGACAAAGAGTTAATTATAATAGTTGAACTTTCAAGGATGAACCATATATCAAATGTACATGTTGGAGTacctaacaaaatttatatattactttgtAGAACTACTCCCAAAACATTCAATTTGTCAACTTGTTCATGCGAGACTAAATTGTTACCAAACGATACTAACTAACCAActctaattaatttactttttaaatatctttttacatttttttccaaaacaatataCAACGGACATAAGAATTATTTGGAGAGCCTATTacaattcacttttttttttttttttttttaaagccaaTCAATTCACTTCTTCTTGCTTCCAATTAAGACTGAAGAACCTTAGTGGAGAAACCCTAATCTTATGTTCGGATATCGTCTGCAAATTCGGTGACCACATGTGCTCCCTCGTTCCAACAAGCTGATCATATTGCTTCTTTAACTCGGGAGAATTACAAATCGAACTGCTTTCACCACAAGttattgcttcttcttcttctctgctgtTTCTGTTTTTACACATACGACTAAGTATAAAATCCGGAGAAACTTTAATCAGAATCTTCCCGTTTGGTCCCTGAGAATATTCAAACGGTGGTGGACTCGACGGCGCCGTGAAATTCAACGGAGGAGTACTCGAGCGAACGTTTTCAAGATTAGAGTTGAAGATCGAGAGAGACGAAGTGGTTAAGACTCTGTATGCAAAACGTTCGATCGGCAAGACGAAGTAGGTTTGACCTGGGATGAGATAGTCGTCCATGGCTAAAGCTGGAACCTGACGACCAATATAGAAAGAATCTGCATGGCACACAATTTGATCAGGAAACTCAAACATGATTTCTCCAGCAACATGTTTCTTGAAGCCACATAGGGTTTTGGTTGATCCTTGCTCAAAGAAAACGAGCGTGACTATTCCTTGGCGTCTACGGATGATCGGAAAACAAGAATTGAGTAGAGATATGCTCATCATAATTCTCTGAGTTCGATCGAGAGATTTAATGTGTTTTTCAAgcagatgcaaaagttgtggaTTGTCTTATTAATTAAGAGATGAAATAGTATATATAGAGGGATTAGTCTTTATggtctttgtgttttgtttgtagtgGAAAAGGCAACTACGTGAAGGAGAGTTGACTTTTGAATGGTCAACGACTCcagggtttgtttttttgcataTGATAATCTGAAGTGGGCTCTTTGGTCAATCCTCTCGGctttttgttcatttatttgttttaattgtcgGTCTAAAATTgccatttttataatattataattggaAATGTTACATAAAGTCGTAGAAGTAGCTGTTATACAATTAGAAGATCAAATcattagttttattttagtaatttataaattctaattACAACAACACGTTGAACCCGTGGCTGATTTCGTGACAACTATATACCAAATGACGAATTAGATAATGTAATGTTCCAGTCCAGATACAGACTCCCTTATTATCACTTTACAAGTTATCCCAATTTTTGAATGTGTTCGTTGTCCAACTTAACATCGCAAACATATGGGACATATATAACCACATCAACTAGACCTTTGAAATTCGACGATTCACATATAGTGGTCTATGGTCTTTGTCTATCTCTAATTTTAAAGGCGACGACGTAGACAACTTGAACGACGGTTAAACATCGGGGTTTTGAAATTACTGTAAACTTTCGTAtactacataattttttatttttctttctttcatttcaaaccACATCCCCAAATTTGACTAGGAGGGGAAAACGTGAGAGAGCCTTTACcttaaaatcttgtttttgttttgtttagttgtttgATTTTGGGGGAAATAACAACCCTAGATATTGTATAagattcaaaatatatttatggttGATTCTAAAAAAATGGGCCTCAATATAATGGGCACAAAAACTGTATACCCAAAAAGATGACGTAGGCTAAAATGTTTCAGTTCTATACCGAAGATACGGGCCTTATTCTAAACGCacaccaaactttttttttttcagtaaaacttctataaattaataatgttgagactataaaaatttattaatttatagaaattttagtttattgataaattaataataattattttatagagaaattttattaatttggtaataaattcaaaaaattaaaaataaaatttaaccgttataaactaatattttttctagaatcaattataataaaaataacaattatcatgttttgaacaTAACACTCAAAAATTctgatataataaatatattagaattaaactctaataaaaatgaatgtgtgtatatatatattgataattttatataattattaatttatattattgattagatcatgtattatttataaagaattttcaaaaaaatattattttattatattatcgaattgtgACCAAAATTACACTGATCCAACTTAGGTActgataaatttattaatttatataaattattaatttactgaGTATTAATTAATGAAGGTTTTCCTGTATAACATAATACATTGttcaaaaaaagataaaaattaagtATAAACCAGATTAtaggtgttaacaaaataaaaaacccaGATTATATTGTTCAGCTAAGATTGTACGTGTTGGGTTCAAAAGGTTAATGTAATGCACCTAGGCCAGAATTTAATACTAGTATATTTGTCACATTGATGCCAGTGACAGACTCAATCCAACATCTTGGCaattgaaggttttttttttctagtatcAAAATCATTTGTGATCAACAATAATCTTGTATTAAATATGAGTTAATATTAGCTTAACATATTTGGTTGAGATTTTCAAATAATTCTAGCGTTTGAATTTGTAATTCAGTTATCTCATCTGAAACTAActtataagattaaaattttgtggttatatattttaatatattatataatctaatagATCGTGGTGAAGTCAGCAATGGATTTGGCAGATCATCTACGTCACGAATTGACTTTGTACAAATAGCTTATGTGGAAAAGATTTCCATATTCTATGCTAATGGACTCTTGACATCCATGTACTGAGTCGTTAAACGAGCAACATCAATAAAGCCCAAGCTGAATATTGCGCGAAACAATGatctaaattaaaaatgaattgatattaacttaatatatttagtttgagttattttaataaattctcacattcaaatttttgataaaacagaccacttttaaaatatttcttttttttatatggcCCAAAACATATAAAGTAATATAATCCAAATTATACTGTTTatatctaagtttttttttaaaattataccaTGTATAACTAACTAATTCAAAATTAGAATtatatgacatatatttttatactatatTGGTGTATGGTGCAAAACATTATCTAGTAATGAATATGAATTTATACAAAACAGAAATTAAATTGTACTAATctctataataataaaaactgttAGACCCCTAAtgtttaaagcaaaaaaaaaaaaaaaaaaaaaaaaaNNNNNNNNNNNNNNNNNNNNNNNNNNNNNNNNNNNNNNNNNNNNNNNNNNNNNNNNNNNNNNNNNNNNNNNNNNNNNNNNNNNNNNNNNNNNNNNNNNNNNNNNNNNNNNNNNNNNNNNNNNNNNNNNNNNNNNNNNNNNNNNNNNNNNNNNNNNNNNNNNNNNNNNNNNNNNNNNNNNNNNNNNNNNNNNNNNNNNNNNNNNNNNNNNNNNNNNNNNNNNNNNNNNNNNNNNNNNNNNNNNNNNNNNNNNNNNNNNNNNNNNNNNNNNNNNNNNNNNNNNNNNNNNNNNNNNNNNNNNNNNNNNNNNNNNNNNNNNNNNNNNNNNNNNNNNNNNNNNNNNNNNNNNNNNNNNNNNNNNNNNNNNNNNNNNNNNNNNNNNNNNNNNNNNNNNNNNNNNNNNNNNNNNNNNNNNNNNNNNNNNNNNNNNNNNNNNNNNNNNNNNNNNNNNNNNNNNNNNNNNNNNNNNNNNNNNNNNNNNNNNNNNNNNNNNNNNNNNNNNNNNNNNNNNNNNNNNNNNNNNNNNNNNNNNNNNNNNNNNNNNNNNNNNNNNNNNNNNNNNttttttttttttttttttttttggttgctctTTCGCTAGAAAACTGCGTATAGTATCCATCCCTTAGATCATATTGCCATATGTCTCTCTAGATTCTCTTCCTCCCccgatttttttcttcatctcagTCCTCACTTTCTCTCTCGCGTAGCTAAGCTCAACATCATCCTCCATCGTTTTCTGATTCCTCTTCTTCCAACGGTTGggcggcttcttcttctttctttttttgcttattcCGATCGATTTGAGCTGGAAAAAAAAGTTAGCTCAAATGGAA is from Camelina sativa cultivar DH55 chromosome 20, Cs, whole genome shotgun sequence and encodes:
- the LOC104769474 gene encoding uncharacterized protein LOC104769474; its protein translation is MMSISLLNSCFPIIRRRQGIVTLVFFEQGSTKTLCGFKKHVAGEIMFEFPDQIVCHADSFYIGRQVPALAMDDYLIPGQTYFVLPIERFAYRVLTTSSLSIFNSNLENVRSSTPPLNFTAPSSPPPFEYSQGPNGKILIKVSPDFILSRMCKNRNSREEEEAITCGESSSICNSPELKKQYDQLVGTREHMWSPNLQTISEHKIRVSPLRFFSLNWKQEEVN